From Streptomyces sp. NBC_00775, one genomic window encodes:
- a CDS encoding MarR family winged helix-turn-helix transcriptional regulator, which yields MSEQAGISTAKEAADHELILAFGRLQGAANRLEYILGRALEEECGISHLMFEVLLILGRAGAPGMSMRAIAQEQVLTTGGATRLVDRMVAAGLVARTDSPEDRRAKLVRLTPLGEETVVRASQVHVANIKRHFVEPLPAEDRERFAEDLRILSHAARDVLPRLP from the coding sequence GTGAGCGAGCAGGCGGGCATCAGTACGGCGAAGGAGGCCGCCGACCACGAGCTGATCCTCGCGTTCGGGCGGCTGCAGGGGGCGGCCAACCGACTGGAGTACATCCTCGGGCGGGCCCTGGAGGAGGAGTGCGGGATCAGCCATTTGATGTTCGAGGTGTTGCTGATCCTCGGGCGGGCGGGCGCACCGGGTATGTCGATGCGGGCCATCGCCCAGGAACAGGTCCTGACCACGGGCGGCGCCACCCGACTGGTGGACCGCATGGTGGCGGCGGGACTCGTGGCGCGCACCGACTCCCCCGAGGACCGGCGCGCGAAGCTGGTGCGACTCACTCCGCTGGGTGAGGAGACGGTGGTGCGCGCTTCTCAGGTGCACGTGGCGAACATCAAGCGGCACTTCGTGGAGCCGCTCCCCGCCGAGGACCGCGAGCGGTTCGCGGAGGACCTCCGCATCCTCAGCCACGCGGCCCGGGACGTGCTGCCCCGACTGCCCTGA
- a CDS encoding dihydrofolate reductase family protein translates to MSVIVIQFITLDGIVSDPDGSGGTATGGWAFRHGPETAAGDKFRLGSTLDTGVLLLGRTTWQLFSRIWPGRDDAFSARMNAAPKLVATRTLTSTSAWANSRVLDHDLVDAVKHEQRDVIVTGSLSVVRALMAADLIDEFRLLTFPTVLGTGDRLFPAGGPPAYLECLSAERAGAAVLARYARPTR, encoded by the coding sequence ATGAGCGTCATCGTCATTCAGTTCATCACCCTGGACGGAATCGTGTCCGACCCGGACGGGTCCGGGGGCACAGCGACCGGAGGCTGGGCGTTCCGGCACGGTCCCGAGACGGCCGCAGGGGACAAGTTCCGGCTCGGGAGCACGCTGGACACCGGGGTCCTGCTGCTGGGCCGTACGACCTGGCAGCTGTTCTCCCGGATCTGGCCGGGACGCGACGACGCGTTCTCGGCGCGGATGAACGCCGCGCCGAAACTGGTCGCCACCCGCACGCTGACCAGCACATCGGCATGGGCGAACTCCCGGGTCCTCGACCACGACCTCGTCGACGCCGTCAAGCACGAACAACGCGATGTGATCGTCACCGGCAGCCTGAGCGTGGTACGCGCGCTGATGGCCGCGGACCTGATCGACGAGTTCCGGCTCCTGACCTTCCCCACGGTCCTCGGCACCGGCGACCGGCTCTTCCCTGCCGGCGGTCCGCCCGCATACCTGGAGTGCCTGTCGGCCGAGCGGGCGGGCGCCGCCGTCCTCGCCCGATACGCGCGGCCGACGCGATAA
- a CDS encoding SMP-30/gluconolactonase/LRE family protein, with protein MNEVRTLLGGRGLVESPRWHGDRLYFSDWTAGEVVAVDPAAGHSEVIARVASLPLCTAWLPDGRMVIVSSPDGRLLRREPDGSLATYADLGRPGWNDIVIDGRGNTYVNRGDFNPMAGEEFRPGSVSLVTPDGSVRQVADDIAFPNGMAVTPANSTLIVADSYRHSLVAFDIGADGGLSGRRVWADLGEGTPDGICVDARNAVWYADVPGRCCVRVAEGGEVLDRIDLDRGGFACALGGPDGTTLFIVAAEWRGMTESEMVTPGSGQVLATEVEVPGAGRP; from the coding sequence ATGAACGAGGTACGGACGCTGCTCGGCGGACGGGGACTGGTCGAGTCGCCGCGCTGGCACGGTGACCGGTTGTACTTTTCCGACTGGACCGCCGGCGAGGTCGTCGCCGTCGATCCGGCGGCCGGTCACAGCGAGGTGATCGCGCGCGTGGCGTCGCTGCCGCTGTGCACCGCCTGGCTCCCCGACGGGCGGATGGTGATCGTCTCGTCGCCGGACGGGCGACTGCTGCGCCGGGAACCCGACGGCTCCCTGGCCACGTATGCGGACCTGGGCAGGCCGGGATGGAACGACATCGTGATCGACGGCCGCGGCAACACCTATGTCAACCGCGGCGACTTCAACCCGATGGCGGGGGAGGAGTTCAGGCCCGGCTCGGTCTCGCTGGTCACGCCGGACGGCTCGGTGCGCCAGGTGGCCGACGACATCGCGTTCCCCAACGGGATGGCGGTGACGCCGGCCAACTCCACGCTGATCGTCGCGGACTCCTACCGGCACAGCCTGGTGGCCTTCGACATCGGCGCGGACGGCGGGCTGTCCGGCCGGCGTGTCTGGGCCGACCTCGGCGAGGGCACGCCGGACGGCATTTGCGTCGACGCGCGGAACGCCGTCTGGTACGCCGACGTGCCGGGCCGGTGCTGCGTGCGCGTCGCCGAGGGCGGCGAGGTCCTGGACCGGATCGATCTGGACCGTGGCGGCTTCGCCTGCGCGCTGGGCGGCCCCGACGGCACCACCTTGTTCATCGTGGCCGCCGAGTGGCGGGGGATGACGGAGTCCGAGATGGTCACGCCCGGATCCGGCCAGGTGCTGGCAACGGAAGTCGAGGTCCCGGGTGCGGGCCGGCCGTGA
- a CDS encoding M4 family metallopeptidase, producing MRRIPRQATAAGALVATAAFLAVGIQAVPAAAKPAPHASPLKAGALQAKLSPAQRTALIRTATAKTATTAGSLGLGAKEKLVVKDVVKDADGTLHTRYERTYAGLPVLGGDLVVHTPASGTGTLGTTFNNKHTIKVASTTPKLAAATAQGKALKAAKALDAVKPAAEKARKVIWAGTGTPVLAWETVVTGLQDDGTPSKLHVITDAATGAKLSQFQGVETGTGNSQYSGTVSINTTLSGSTYQLYDTTRGGHKTYSLSNGTSGTGTLMTDADDTWGTGSGSNTQTAGVDAHFGAQTTWDFYKNTFGRSGIKNDGVAAYSRVHYSTAYVNAFWDDDCFCMTYGDGSGSTHALTSLDVAGHEMSHGVTSNTAGLDYTGESGGLNEATSDIFGTGVEFYANNSSDVGDYLIGEKIDINGDGTPLRYMDEPSKDGGSADSWYSGVGNLDVHYSSGPANHMFYLLSEGSGTKTINGVTYDSPTSDGVAVAGIGRAAALQIWYKALTTYMTSSTNYAGARTAALNAAAALYGTSSTQYAGVGNAFAGINVGSHITVPTTGVTVTNPGSQSSTVGTAVSLQISASSTNSGSLTYAATGLPTGLSISSSTGAITGTPTTAGTYSTTVTVTDSTGATGTASFTWTVSSSGGGGTCTSAQLLGNPGFESGNTTWTATSGVITSSSSQAAHAGSYKAWLDGYGSTHTDTLSQSVTIPSGCKASFTFYLHIDSAETTTSTQYDKLTVTAGSTTLATYSNLNKATGYTQKTFDLSSYAGTTVALKFSGVEDSSLQTSFVVDDTAVTTS from the coding sequence GTGAGACGTATCCCCCGTCAGGCGACCGCGGCCGGAGCCCTCGTGGCCACCGCCGCATTCCTGGCCGTCGGCATACAGGCGGTCCCGGCGGCCGCCAAGCCCGCCCCCCACGCAAGTCCCCTCAAGGCAGGCGCACTTCAGGCCAAGCTCTCCCCCGCACAGCGCACCGCGCTCATCAGGACCGCGACGGCGAAGACGGCTACGACCGCCGGCTCGCTCGGCCTCGGGGCCAAGGAGAAGCTGGTCGTCAAGGACGTCGTCAAGGACGCCGACGGCACCCTCCACACCCGCTACGAGCGCACCTACGCCGGCCTTCCGGTCCTCGGCGGTGACCTCGTCGTCCACACCCCGGCCTCCGGCACCGGCACGCTCGGCACGACCTTCAACAACAAGCACACCATCAAGGTCGCCTCCACCACCCCGAAGCTCGCCGCGGCCACCGCCCAGGGCAAGGCGCTCAAGGCCGCCAAGGCGCTCGACGCGGTCAAGCCCGCCGCCGAGAAGGCGCGCAAGGTGATCTGGGCCGGCACCGGCACCCCTGTCCTGGCCTGGGAGACCGTGGTCACCGGCCTCCAGGACGACGGCACCCCGAGCAAGCTGCACGTCATCACCGACGCCGCGACCGGGGCGAAGCTCTCCCAGTTCCAGGGCGTCGAGACCGGTACGGGCAACAGCCAGTACAGCGGCACCGTCAGCATCAACACCACGCTGTCCGGCTCGACGTACCAGCTGTACGACACCACGCGCGGCGGCCACAAGACGTACAGCCTCAGCAACGGCACGTCCGGCACCGGCACGCTGATGACCGACGCCGACGACACATGGGGCACCGGCTCCGGCTCCAACACCCAGACCGCCGGTGTCGACGCCCACTTCGGCGCCCAGACGACCTGGGACTTCTACAAGAACACCTTCGGCAGAAGCGGCATCAAGAACGACGGTGTCGCCGCCTACTCCCGCGTCCACTACAGCACCGCGTACGTCAACGCGTTCTGGGACGACGACTGCTTCTGCATGACCTACGGCGACGGCTCGGGCAGCACCCACGCCCTCACCTCGCTCGACGTCGCCGGCCACGAGATGAGCCACGGCGTCACCTCCAACACCGCGGGTCTGGACTACACCGGTGAGTCCGGCGGCCTCAACGAGGCGACCTCCGACATCTTCGGCACCGGCGTGGAGTTCTACGCCAACAACAGCAGCGACGTCGGCGACTACCTCATCGGCGAGAAGATCGACATCAACGGCGACGGCACGCCGCTGCGTTACATGGACGAGCCCAGCAAGGACGGCGGCTCCGCCGACAGCTGGTACTCCGGAGTCGGCAACCTGGACGTCCACTACTCCTCGGGCCCGGCGAACCACATGTTCTACCTGCTCTCCGAGGGCAGCGGTACCAAGACCATCAACGGCGTCACCTACGACTCGCCGACCTCCGACGGTGTCGCCGTCGCGGGCATCGGCCGGGCCGCGGCGCTGCAGATCTGGTACAAGGCGCTGACGACGTACATGACGTCCAGCACCAACTACGCGGGCGCCCGCACCGCCGCGCTGAACGCCGCCGCGGCGCTGTACGGCACCAGCTCCACCCAGTACGCCGGGGTCGGGAACGCCTTCGCCGGTATCAACGTCGGCAGCCACATCACCGTGCCGACCACGGGTGTCACGGTCACCAACCCGGGCAGCCAGTCCTCCACCGTCGGCACCGCCGTCAGCCTGCAGATCTCGGCCAGCAGCACCAACAGCGGCTCGCTGACGTACGCCGCGACCGGACTGCCGACCGGCCTGTCGATCAGCAGCTCGACCGGCGCCATCACCGGCACTCCGACGACGGCGGGCACGTACAGCACGACCGTCACGGTCACCGACAGCACCGGCGCGACCGGCACGGCGTCGTTCACCTGGACCGTCAGTTCCTCCGGTGGCGGCGGCACGTGCACCTCGGCGCAGCTGCTCGGCAACCCCGGCTTCGAGTCCGGCAACACGACCTGGACCGCGACGAGTGGTGTCATCACCAGCTCCAGCAGCCAGGCGGCCCACGCCGGTTCGTACAAGGCCTGGCTGGACGGCTACGGCTCGACGCACACCGACACGCTCTCCCAGTCGGTGACCATCCCCTCCGGCTGCAAGGCCAGCTTCACCTTCTACCTGCACATCGACAGTGCGGAGACCACGACCAGCACCCAGTACGACAAGCTGACGGTCACCGCGGGGTCGACGACTCTGGCGACGTACTCCAACCTCAACAAGGCCACCGGGTACACCCAGAAGACGTTCGACCTGTCCTCCTACGCCGGTACCACCGTCGCGCTGAAGTTCAGCGGCGTCGAGGACTCCTCGCTCCAGACCAGCTTCGTCGTCGACGACACCGCCGTCACGACCAGCTGA